A window of Candidatus Peribacteraceae bacterium genomic DNA:
GTAAGCCCATGGAATCCGCGCAGCCCCAGCGGCCTTGGAATATCTGCCTCACCCGGCAATGCAGCGTCGCCGATATCCTCGTGGGCATCGGGTTGGCCGGCATCCTCCTCGCCGTCATCTTTGCGCTGCGCAGCGAGCACGGCCAGCCTCCGGGAGCGGTTTCGGGGGGGAAGGGGACGCCGGACAACCCCTACCGCATCGCCAATTGCCGGGAACTCCAGAACATCGCGGACGTGCCCGCCGCCGCCTACGTCCTCCTGCGGGACATCGATTGCTCCGCCACGGCGCAGTGGAACGGTGGCGCGGGATTCTTCCCCATCGGGTACTACGATTACGGCTTTTCGGGCATGTTCGACGGCGCGGGGCACATGATCCGCGGCCTCACGATCAACCGGCCGTCCACGGATTACCTGGGGCTCTTCGGGAAGACGGACGTGGGCAGCGTGGTGCGTGACATCACGGTGGAAGCGGACGTGCGGGGCAGGGATTACGTGGGGGGGGTGGTGGGGTGGGCGGTGGGAGGCTCGTTCACCAACGTGTATGTGCAAGGCAGGGTGAAAGGGCGCTCCGGCGTAGGAGGCCTGGCGGGGGTGAGCCAGGGGGGGCTGCAGGATACGAGCGCCGATGTGCGCGTGCAAGGGCTGGGGAAGTGGATCGGAGGACTCGTGGGATGGAACTACACGCGGGGGGTGGTGGATGGAAGTTCCGCCACGGGGGATGTGGATGGGGATGAGTACGTGGGAGGCCTGGCGGGGGTGAGCCATGGAGGCTTCATCCGCAAATCCTTCGCCTCGGGGAATGTGAAGGGGCGGGAGAGCGTGGGGGGCTTGGTGGGATACGTGGTAGGAAACGACGAGAACCCGAGCATCGTGCGGAACTGTTACGCCTCGGGCATCGTGTCCGGCACGTCCAAGGAGGGGGAGGTGGTGGGGTGGACGGATGACAACGCCGTCGTGGAAGAGTGCTTCAGCTTGCGGGGGGCCGCTCCGGAACCGGGGCGCTGAAAAAAAGGCGTGAGGTCCGCTCACGCCCGGAAGATACAGCGTATGTCGGTGTTATTCGTCGGTACTCGTTTTCAGGTTGTCAATCTTGTCCTGGAAACTGCTCATCTGACGCTCGTACTTCGTTTGGAGCGCCTGTAGGTGGGTGATCGTCCGCTCTATGGCCGTCCGGCGATTCGCGTTCTCCGCTTCGGCAAGCTGGTCGTTCTTCTTCTCGATGAGAACCTCCAACTTTGCGATGTTCTTCTTCAACGTCGTGATCCTCACTTCCAGCGTGCGGATGAGCAAGGCAGCTTTGTCCGCGGCCGGCGCCGGGGAAGGCTGCGGGTTGGATTCCGATACCGGAGCGGGGGATGGTTGGGGATTGGATTCGGAGACGGGTGACGGGGAAGGCTGCGGGTTGGATTCCGACACGGCTTCCGTTCCCGTCCTCTTCTTCACGCCGTTGAGGATTTCCTGCCGGCGCTCCTGCACGTTGCTCTTGATCTCCTGGCGCCTCTCCTTTGCCTGCTCGCGGAGCTCCTGCAATCGATCCTTCGCGTGCTGCCGGAGTTCCTGGCGTTTCTCCTGTGTTTCTGCCCGAACCTCCTGGCGCCGCTCCTTGACGTCGCTCCTCACTTCTTGGATCCGCTCCTTCGCCTCGGTACGCAGTTCCTGGCGCGCCTCAACGGCATTTGTGCGCGCTTCCTGTATGTTCTCCTTCGCCGCCTCCCGTATCTCTTGCCTGTTCTCGATGACGGTCTCACGTACGGTGTCTGCTTGCGGCACGGCCGCCGCGGGTGTAGTGACCTGTTCGGCCGCGGGCCGGATTTCCGGCGAGACGATCGAGGCGTTCAAGCCCATGTAGGTTGTACCCGTCGTAACGGCCAGTGACACGGCGGAGACCATGAAGGCGGTGGCGAGCACGTGGAGTCGTGTTTGTGTGTTCATACTGTGGGGGGAAAGAAAGGAAAGAGCGGAAAGATCGGATAGTGTAAATTACTGCTGCGATGCCGCGGAAGAAGCATCCTTGGCATCTGCCAGTTCCTCCTGCAGTTCCTCGAGCGCCGCCCGCATTTCATCCAGACCGTCCTGCATGTCCTCCACTCCCTCCTCCATATTCATCATCATCTCTTCGTAGAATTCGATACGTTCCTCAATACGCTCGATCTTCTCCTCATCGTCCGTTTTCTCCAGCTTGGCGTTCTCCTTATCGATCTTCTTCTGCGTATTCGCGATTCTCTTCTCCAGGTTCGCCATCTTCTTTTCGGTGCGCTTGATCTGGTTCGCCAGCTTCTTCACTTCCTTTTCCATCTGTTTCTTGGGCGAGCCGAACATGTCCGCGGAGCCTTGGCCTTGCATCGAACCGTTCGCCGGCCCGAAGTTCTGTTGCCCCTGTGGGGAACCCGTCGTGGGCACGCCGTTTATCCAGTAAATCTGGGCGTTGGGATTGGGGGGTGCGGTATTCAGAGGCGAGTAATTCTGGATCGGCATCAGTCCCTGGTACGGCTGTTGCGTACCCGTATCCCCGGGCATGGGTTGTACCGGCTGCATGGGTTGCTGCGGTGGCATCCATGGCTGGGGAGACATCCCTCCTCCGCCGTTTCCGGCGGGGGATGGGGCGCCCCACGTCTGTCCCTGCGAGGAAGCGGTTCCACCATCCGTTGCCGGCTGCAGGCCGTAATCCTGCGCGCGGTAGATGGTCCATCCGGAAGCGTTACACACGGTGACATTGCCTTCCCATTTGGTCGTTCCGGTCTCAAAGCACACGTCATGGCCGCCATTGGCTTTGATCGCCTGCGCGATGACGTCGGCGGAGAGGCTTGCGCCCGGGACCATCGTGTCGCCCTGGGCGGAGGAGCCGCCTGCGCCGCCGGCCGTATTGGCGGGAACCACTTGTGCCACGAAGCTCGTGCCCGTTATGGCCGTGAGCGACACGGCCGCCGCCACTATCCCCGTGGTGAGAAGGTGGATATGTTTTTGTTTGGACATAGAGAATGAAGGAAAGACATGTATATAATACAACAATATGACAAAATGAGCAATGAGTGAGATTTACGCAGCAGAAAGGAACAAATTGATGATTTGTCATCAATAATAAACACTCATTCCCCTTTCGGCGCGTCCCGTAGGCCCAAAGGCAGCTCATTCCCTTTTTTGAAGTACGCTTCGCATTTCTTATCTTCCACCAGGATGTGGTTGACCAACCATTCCCTTGCGTAGGTGACGATGCGGCGGAAGAGGGAAGGGAGGTCCGCTGCGGAGGATTCCACTTCCTCCAAAAACAACGCAATGCGGTCACGGAAGATATCGTGCTGCCGGCGGTGGAATGCGATGCCGGGGTAACGGTACCGTTCCAGGTACTCCTCCTCGGAAGCGAAGTGGTAGAACGCGTAATCGCTGAGGGATTGGAGAAGAGGGAGTACGTCGGCGCGTTTGATATCCCGCGTATCCGCCAGCGCCCCCATCACATTCAGTATCCGGAAGAATTCCTGATGTTGCTCATCAATCTGGTCCAGGCCGACGGAGTAGCGGGCTTCCCAAACAAGTTTCGCGTCCATGCGAAAAGGAATGTAGGTGGAAGAATACAGTATTCCGCATGGGTGCATCCACAACAACGGTTCATTCCGTCGTTTTCCCGTCGAAATGGTCATCATGGTCCCGAAGTGCGTCCGCCTTGGTGGCATGGACCACGCTGTCCTTATGCTCGGGAGGGGAGTAGATGGTGTACAGCTTGAGGTCGGCGGTCGGGGAAACGTTCACGACGTTATGGCGCGTTCCGGCGGGGATCACGATGCCGTCATCATCCTTCACGGGGTGTTCCACGCCGTCCAGCAGAACCTTCCCTTCCCCCGCCTCCACGCGGATGAACTGGTCCAGCTCGTGCACTTCCTCGCCGATGTCCTCCCCGGGCTTGATGCTCATGAGCACCAGTTGGCTGTGTTTGGCGGTGTAGAGGACGCGGCGAAAATCGGTGTTCTCCCGCGTCACGGTATTCAGATTGGTGATGTAGCCGTGCATAGACCTCCTTATAGCACGGAAGAGGCGGAGAGGCCAGAAAAGATTCGGCTATCAGGCGGTGCGCGCATGGCGGAGGCGCGCGCGGGTGTGCCAGCCGATGCTGCGCATCCGTTCCCACGAGAGCGCATCATCCTCCTGCCTTTCCTCATCAAGGGCGTCCTTCTTTCTCCGGTTCCACGGGCGGAGCGGATGGAAGAACAAAGCGAACGATCCGGTGAGGAAGAGGAGCGGCGCGAAGGGGGAGCGGAGCAACCGGGGGAGGGAATGCGGGGCAGCCCTCCCGCTCCTGCCGAGGAGGAGCCACAGCGTTCCCGCGCGCTTGTACAACATTCCAGGCAGCCGGAATGCAAAGAGGGCGCTTTGCAGGAGGGCATGCAGGAGACCCCGCAGGAATGCCCCTACGCCTCGCAGAATAGCCCGGAGGACGCTGCGGAAGAGGGAGAGGGAAAACTGCGAGGTGGCACGGAACAGCAGCGAGAGGGGCCGCAGAAACAGCGTACGAGGAAACCGGAGTGTTCCGTGGAGGAGTCCTCTCAAGAGGGAGCGCACAAGGAACCCCAACGTGCGGGTGAAGAAGGATCGGACGGCATTGAGGAGCGGGCGGAGGGATCGGAACACGGTGCGAAGCAGGGAACCGAAGGCATGGAGCAGGTGCCGGAGGATGGAGAAGAGGGACGCGAGAAGGGGCACGGCAAGCTTGGCCAGCAACACCGCCGCTTCACCGGCGAACCGAAGGAGCATGAAGAAGAGCAGGAGCGGCACGGCGATCAGCGCGAAGAGGCTGTTGGCCCCACCTTTATCCTTCCGTTCTCCCTCCGTGGTTTCCCCGGGGAGTAAGTCGTCCACCAGCACCCAGACCACAAAGAAGCCGGCAATGGTGAGGAGGATTGCTTGCAGCATGAAAGTATTGCATAGTACAATATAATCAAAAGAAAGCAATACCCAATCCGTAACCGCTCACTCTTTTCTCTCTCAACAAAGAAGGGGGTTGGCGCGCCGCGGGGGGTGAAGGGGAAGGCCCTGCTTCGACATGGCCAGCCGACGAGTCAGCCCCGAAACCTTGCAGGGGCTGACGAGGAGGCACAGGGCCGGGCGGAGGGGAGTTCGGCGCGCCGGCGTTTTGGCCACTTTTTCGCCGGAAAAAGTGGCATCACAAAGAAATAAAGTGAGCGGTTACCTCAATCCATAGCTAACCAAAACTGGGAAAGCCGTCCATTCCGCTTCCTCACTATTCCGAAATCACCTCTGATGAGTCACATTCTCGAATCTCTCTAAGGGCAGAGCCGTCTGTCTCATGGAGGTTATTGGCAACAGAAGACGTTTCGGAATAACGCATCAACCTCCTCCACGAGCTGTTGTACATCCGCTTGAGGATCAAAACTCGCGCCGGCCTCCCGGTTCCGTAAGACCTTAACCAAGCGGCTCTGCTCCGAACTCAAATCCTTGGCTCCTTCGAGCGCATCGAGCATTTGCGCAACGTCGTCGGTGTGCATGCTGTCCATCATGGTTATGGGAAGGGAAGGGAATCGGGGAAAGAAGGTATTCCGCTGCCGGACGCGAGTCAATCATCAGCACGGTCGAGAGGCTCCGTTCCGTTTTGCGGAGCCGAGAGAGCGTCGTGTTCCTCCTCGGGATGGAGCCATGTGATGGTTCCGTCGCGGTTGCACCGGAACTCTCGGAATCCGTTCTTTGCCTTCAGCGCGGTGAAATTCTTTTCGAATGTCAGGTCTTCCGCAGGCCACACGTCCTTTTCCGTTGTCATCCAGTCCACGTGCAACTGCCGCAGGTCGAAGGTGCAATAACCTCGCAAGGTCTGGAGTTGGTGGCGATGGAGACTGGGAGTGTAGTTGTCACCGTAGGAAAGGATGAGGTCTCGCACGTTCTTGAAGATGGGGGGCCGTCCCTTCAAATTCGGTTGCTGTGATTGTGCAATGGATCCCCATTTACCTCTTTCCCGGAAGAGAAAGAGCAAATGGTCAAAGTCTTCGTCAGCTTCCATGCACGCGAGAAGGGGTGGATAGCCGTGGTGGGCAAGAATGGCCGCCGCCGCCAAGGCCCCCTCGAAGCAGTGGGCTACCCTGTCCCGCACCACCCTGCGAAACGAGCGCAGCCGCGCCACACCGTCGGATTCGAAGTTATACGCGATCGTGTTGATGAAGTCCTGGGTCTCTTGAGGTGTTTTGCAGGCGGCGATGATGTTCCGTTCTTCTTCCGTAAAGCGCTCTTGGTCATGGGGAAGGCAGAGCTTCATGCTGTGCATTATGCAGATGGAAGCTCGGATTGCAATGTGACGGAGAGTGCAGTGGGCTCCCTGCCCTTGCGCCCGGCATTATCGTACCGTGGAGGCACGCGAAACCCTCCGTCTCCCTTGGAAGGGTGGAAGCCTCGTGTTCCTATTTCGAGAGCCGCTCACGCCACTGGCGCAGGGAATCCTGAATGATGTCCGAAATGTTATCGCGGAGAGGGGGCATGTTATGGCTCCATTCCACATCGCCGTTGGGATGGATGCGGAAGAGAGATCCCTCAAAGGAACAGTACATGGGGACATTCTTCTCCTGCGCCATCTGCGCTATTTGCTGAATATTCTCTTCAAACGCCGCAGGCCGGAAGGGATCATCAAGGGTGCCGAGTCCGCCCAAAGGGAGGGGTTCCGCATGCAAAGACATGTCTCCAACCTGGTCATCAGAGAAGTTATTCATAGTAATAATATAATAGCGAAAATACATCAAATGTCAATATATCATCCAGAGCCATGCATCGTTTCCCTTTCCCGGTACGGGAATGGCTCGTCTTCGCCACGCACTGCAAGAGATTGTTCCCGCGCACGTCACAACAAAGGTGCATATCAACAGGCTGTATTGGATGGCTCTCCTTCACTTTTTGGCGATGTACGCGCTCATGTACGCCATGGTCGACAGGTTCAGCAATGTCTACCTTAACCTGAACACCTTCTACATGGCCGGTCTCATGACTACCCCCATGCTCATCCTCGAAGGCCTCTTGATGGGAGCCATGTACCACAATACGAAGGCTCTCGTAGCCGTCATGGCGGCGGGCGCAGTGCTCTTTGTCGCGTTCTTCGTCTTCATCCGACAGCAGACCGCGATCCGTGACCGCGCATTTCTCCGTTCCATGATCCCGCACCACGCGGGAGCCATTCTCATGTGCGAAAAGGCTTCCCTAGAAGATGCGGAGATCCGGAACCTGTGCGGATCCATCGTGCAGTCCCAGCAGTCAGAAATAGACCAAATGAAGGGGATATTGCGACGATTGGCGGAATAGATTCAGTCCTCAGAGCCGGATGAAGCCGTGTGGAGCGGGCGAGCGGAATCGAACCGCCATTCCCAGCTTGTCCTTCGACTCGTCCGCCTCGGCGGACTCGCTCAGGGCAAAATTCTCTTCGAGAATTTTGGAGCGGGTAACGGGAGTCGAACCCGTGTGTCCAGCTTGGAAGGCTGGCGTACTACCGCTGTACTATACCCGCTTACGGTGATGCGATGGTTAAGGAGCAGGATGGCCTGCCCTCCGTAGCTACGAGGAGCGAAGGAGGTTGTAATAGCCACTATACGACGCCCGCAATGATCGGCTTGGGGAGTATAGGGAGGGGCAAACCTCCTGTGAAGCACTCCCTCCCAGCCCCTCTCGTTTCTCGTTCGTATGCCCTTCACGGTTTCAACCACTGTCCGTCGCGATAGTTGGCTATACATTTTCCTCCTTGAGGCATGCCGTCCGAATCATATGACACAGAATGAAGAGAAGCCGAAAAGCGTGCATATTCGTCTCGTTCCGGATTCGTATGATCGTAGGTAGCTCGTTGGTAATTAAACACGGTCTTTTCCCCATCAATGATCATCTCTGCTTCAAATATCAAGACACCCTTATCATCACTGTTGGATCGTGTAATGGAATATTCCTTTCCTTGAAGATGCGTCGCGAGAAGCGCCTCAATTTCTGCCTGATCAGGAAAGTGTTCAGTTGGTTTTTCCAAGTCATCGTCGTACGAATCCATACTTTCTGACATGTATGAATTATAGCAGAATATCTTTGGATGTACATCACGGCGCCCGAGAGCAGGATCGACTTGCGCGTGGGCGGAAGCTATCTCTTCTGCATGCGGTCGTCGGACGGCAAAAAACTACTGGAGCACAGTGGCATTCCCGAGGGAAAGGACAGCAATGATGCACGGCAGGGGTGGGAGGAGTCCTTGGATAAGCTGCAGGAAGCCGTAAGGAAGAGATCGAGGTAGTGCCGTTGTTATTACGATTTCTGTTTCCACCTT
This region includes:
- a CDS encoding hemerythrin family protein → MDAKLVWEARYSVGLDQIDEQHQEFFRILNVMGALADTRDIKRADVLPLLQSLSDYAFYHFASEEEYLERYRYPGIAFHRRQHDIFRDRIALFLEEVESSAADLPSLFRRIVTYAREWLVNHILVEDKKCEAYFKKGNELPLGLRDAPKGE
- a CDS encoding GLUG motif-containing protein; translated protein: MESAQPQRPWNICLTRQCSVADILVGIGLAGILLAVIFALRSEHGQPPGAVSGGKGTPDNPYRIANCRELQNIADVPAAAYVLLRDIDCSATAQWNGGAGFFPIGYYDYGFSGMFDGAGHMIRGLTINRPSTDYLGLFGKTDVGSVVRDITVEADVRGRDYVGGVVGWAVGGSFTNVYVQGRVKGRSGVGGLAGVSQGGLQDTSADVRVQGLGKWIGGLVGWNYTRGVVDGSSATGDVDGDEYVGGLAGVSHGGFIRKSFASGNVKGRESVGGLVGYVVGNDENPSIVRNCYASGIVSGTSKEGEVVGWTDDNAVVEECFSLRGAAPEPGR
- a CDS encoding cupin domain-containing protein is translated as MHGYITNLNTVTRENTDFRRVLYTAKHSQLVLMSIKPGEDIGEEVHELDQFIRVEAGEGKVLLDGVEHPVKDDDGIVIPAGTRHNVVNVSPTADLKLYTIYSPPEHKDSVVHATKADALRDHDDHFDGKTTE
- a CDS encoding DUF305 domain-containing protein produces the protein MARLRHALQEIVPAHVTTKVHINRLYWMALLHFLAMYALMYAMVDRFSNVYLNLNTFYMAGLMTTPMLILEGLLMGAMYHNTKALVAVMAAGAVLFVAFFVFIRQQTAIRDRAFLRSMIPHHAGAILMCEKASLEDAEIRNLCGSIVQSQQSEIDQMKGILRRLAE